The genomic segment CCTCGTTCAGCGCGCCTTGACTCAATAAGGCCTGCCCATAGTTGTAATATGCGACATACAACTTGTCTCTGATTTCAAGATTACTCGCGTCGGTTTGATACGCTTGTGAGAGCAAGCCAATGACTTGCGGCCAGTCCCTGCCCCACACGCGATCGACCTCCACCAATAGCGCAGCGCTTTTCTCACTGGCCGTGCGCGTGGGCGTCGACGTGGGTGTTGACGTGGTCGTCGGTGGCAGCACAGTTGGCGCCAGCGATGGCACGGCGGGAGTTGTCGCCACACCCGGCGCATTGCCGGTCGGTTGAATCACAAACGGCTGGCTTGTCGGGCTGTTCGTCAGCTCGGGCGGGCGACTGAAGCTTGCCACAAACAACGTGATCACGATGACCAGTAGAGCGCCCAGCACGCCAGCGGGGACCCATACGGGTATGCGTCGACCGCCTGCGCCGCCCACGCCGACTTTCCGGCCTACGGCGGCTTCGAGCGCCGCGACCAGGGCGTCCATGCTCTGGTAACGCTTGCGCGGATCTTTCTGGATCGCTCGCAATACGGTTCGCTCAACGGCGCTGCTCAGCTTCGGATTGAGGCGGCGCGGCGGCGGCGGCGGCCGCATCAAGTGCCCAGTGATGATGGCCCGTGTATCGCCAACAAATGGCAGGTGCCCGGTCACCATTTGGTACAACACAATACCGAACGAGTAGATGTCGGAGCGGTGGTCCAGCGCACCGCCCTCGGCCTGCTCGGGCGACATGTATTCGAGCGTGCCGATGCGCGCGCCCGTTTGCGTCAGACGGGTCTGGCCCACGGCCAGCGCGATGCCGAAATCGGAGAGAAGTGCCCGCCCACTGCGCTCCAGCAGGATATTTGATGGCTTGACATCGCGGTGCACGATATTGCGCTGGTGCGCGAAGGCCAGCGCCGCCCCCACTTGCTGCACAATACCGGACACGATGTTGAGATCGAGCGGCGTTCCGGCTTGCATGATATCGTTGAGTGGCGAAC from the Chloroflexota bacterium genome contains:
- a CDS encoding protein kinase; this translates as MSQPANAQRDWAEDVIGQTLGQYQVVSILGRGGMAVVFKAQQANLNRPIGLKVLHPAYQFDPDFLRRFHHETNLAGVLTHPNIVRVHDAGQAEGYSFMAMEYVDGSPLNDIMQAGTPLDLNIVSGIVQQVGAALAFAHQRNIVHRDVKPSNILLERSGRALLSDFGIALAVGQTRLTQTGARIGTLEYMSPEQAEGGALDHRSDIYSFGIVLYQMVTGHLPFVGDTRAIITGHLMRPPPPPRRLNPKLSSAVERTVLRAIQKDPRKRYQSMDALVAALEAAVGRKVGVGGAGGRRIPVWVPAGVLGALLVIVITLFVASFSRPPELTNSPTSQPFVIQPTGNAPGVATTPAVPSLAPTVLPPTTTSTPTSTPTRTASEKSAALLVEVDRVWGRDWPQVIGLLSQAYQTDASNLEIRDKLYVAYYNYGQALLSQGALNEAVQQFQKALGMKPDGIEARQALLALTPTSTPKPVSTPTVGPVRNLLANPSFEQGTGSLPIGWNLDTFQYAKLTWESNISNTGQRSVSVGGPPCTPGGQNFRVRWMSNPLDVDPNTQYILTFWLRSAKDWIIADGAASISVRQGYLKSPGIIAETKIIYMGDRTPTTQWQRMQQTVRTPSDRQTVVIELGYAAEKCNGTPNTVYYDDIEFGPAQ